A stretch of the Microtus ochrogaster isolate Prairie Vole_2 linkage group LG2, MicOch1.0, whole genome shotgun sequence genome encodes the following:
- the LOC106144132 gene encoding uncharacterized protein LOC106144132, with amino-acid sequence METVVGGGPSAGDSADSAGADSAGADSAGADSAGADIAGADNAGADIAGADNAGADIAGTDSAGADIAGADSAGGDPSAGTDSAGADIAGTDNAGTDSAGADSAGTDIAGTDSAGTDIAGTDNAGTDSTGADSAGADSAGADSTGTDSAGADNAGTDNAGGDPSAGTDNAGADNAGADSAGADSAGTDIAGTDSAGTDSAGTDIAGTDSAGADSAGADSTGTDSAGADSAGTDSAGADSAGTDSAGADSAGGDPSAGTDSAGTDSAGTDIAGAESTGGDPSAGTDSAGTDIAGADSAGADSAGADSAGADIAGADSVGTDSAGTDSAGADSAGADSAGTDIAGTDSAGTDSAGADSAGADSAGADSAGADSAGGDPSAGTDSAGADSAGADSAGADSGSADSAGTDSAGTDIAGADSAGADSTGGDPSCI; translated from the coding sequence ATGGAGACAGTTGTAGGTGGAGGCCCCAGTGCAGGAGACAGTGCAGACAGCGCAGGTGCAGACAGTGCAGGTGCAGACAGCGCAGGTGCAGACAGTGCAGGTGCAGACATTGCAGGCGCAGACAATGCAGGTGCAGACATTGCAGGCGCAGACAATGCAGGTGCAGACATTGCAGGCACAGACAGTGCAGGTGCAGACATTGCAGGTGCAGACAGCGCAGGTGGAGACCCCAGTGCAGGCACAGACAGTGCAGGTGCAGACATTGCAGGCACAGACAATGCAGGCACAGACAGTGCAGGTGCAGACAGCGCAGGCACAGACATTGCAGGCACAGACAGCGCAGGCACAGACATTGCAGGCACAGACAATGCAGGCACAGACAGCACAGGTGCAGACAGCGCAGGTGCGGACAGTGCAGGTGCAGACAGCACAGGCACAGACAGTGCAGGTGCAGACAATGCAGGCACAGACAACGCAGGTGGAGACCCCAGTGCAGGCACAGACAATGCAGGCGCAGACAATGCAGGTGCAGACAGCGCAGGTGCAGACAGCGCAGGCACAGACATTGCAGGCACAGACAGTGCAGGCACAGACAGTGCAGGCACAGACATTGCAGGCACAGACAGTGCAGGCGCAGACAGTGCAGGTGCAGACAGCACAGGCACAGACAGTGCAGGCGCAGACAGCGCAGGCACAGACAGTGCAGGTGCAGACAGCGCAGGCACAGACAGTGCAGGTGCAGACAGCGCAGGTGGAGACCCCAGTGCAGGCACAGACAGTGCAGGCACAGACAGTGCAGGCACAGACATTGCAGGTGCAGAGAGCACAGGTGGAGACCCCAGTGCAGGCACAGACAGTGCAGGTACAGACATTGCAGGCGCAGACAGTGCAGGTGCAGACAGTGCAGGTGCAGACAGTGCAGGTGCAGACATTGCAGGCGCAGACAGTGTAGGTACAGACAGTGCAGGTACAGACAGTGCAGGTGCAGACAGCGCAGGTGCGGACAGTGCAGGTACAGACATTGCAGGCACAGACAGCGCAGGCACAGACAGCGCAGGCGCAGACAGCGCAGGTGCAGACAGTGCAGGTGCAGACAGCGCAGGTGCGGACAGCGCAGGTGGAGACCCCAGTGCAGGCACAGACAGTGCAGGTGCAGACAGCGCAGGCGCAGACAGCGCAGGTGCAGACAGTGGAAGTGCAGACAGTGCAGGCACAGACAGTGCAGGCACAGACATTGCAGGTGCAGACAGTGCAGGTGCAGACAGCACAGGTGGAGATCCCTCCTGCATCTGA
- the LOC101993262 gene encoding HLA class II histocompatibility antigen, DP alpha 1 chain encodes MFQSKAEVLRASFLAFLLSLPGSAAITADHVAMYDIFAQMQTPSGDCMYEFDSDEQFYVDLDREETVWGLSEFSTVYGFDAQGALPYIARLKSNLRALIQRHNITQVPSEPPEVTVFPKNPVELGQPNVLICHLDRFFPPVLNVTWLRNGKLVTEGTSETVFLPSTELRFHKFHYLTFVPTAEDVYDCRVEHWGLDQPSLTHWEMQEPLQAAETMETVVCVLGLVVGLVGIVIGSVFIVRALHSGHDPRIQGPL; translated from the exons ATGTTCCAGAGTAAAGCTGAGGTCCTGAGAGCCTCCTTCCTGGCTTTCCTACTGAGTCTCCCAGGATCTGCGGCCAT AACAGCGGACCATGTAGCAATGTATGACATATTCGCACAGATGCAAACGCCGTCAGGTGACTGCATGTATGAGTTTGACAGCGATGAGCAGTTCTACGTGGATCTTGACAGGGAGGAGACAGTCTGGGGCCTGTCAGAGTTCAGCACGGTCTACGGCTTTGACGCCCAGGGGGCTCTGCCCTACATCGCCCGCCTGAAGAGCAACCTGAGAGCCTTGATCCAGAGACACAACATCACCCAGGTCCCCAGTG AGCCTCCCGAGGTGACCGTGTTCCCCAAGAACCCCGTGGAGCTGGGTCAGCCCAACGTCCTCATCTGCCACCTCGATAGGTTCTTTCCCCCAGTGCTCAACGTCACATGGCTTCGGAACGGGAAGCTGGTCACTGAAGGGACTTCTGAGACCGTCTTTCTGCCCAGCACGGAACTCAGATTTCACAAGTTCCACTACCTGACCTTCGTGCCCACGGCCGAGGATGTGTACGACTGCAGGGTGGAGCACTGGGGCCTGGACCAGCCGAGCCTCACTCACTGGG AAATGCAGGAGCCGCTCCAGGCTGCCGAGACCATGGAGACTGTGGTCTGtgtgctgggcctggtggtgggCTTGGTGGGCATCGTCATTGGCAGTGTGTTCATCGTAAGAGCTCTGCACTCGGGCCACGACCCCCGGATCCAAGGACCCCTGTGA
- the LOC101984208 gene encoding HLA class II histocompatibility antigen, DP beta 1 chain-like, whose translation MPHLALGGCRGHVAALDWVTKKLMCETNVKEAVRDIHSTMVPGLPVAPWIAVLTVLLSRGIQSGAPPENHLLRALHECYAESNGTQRYIMRCIFDREEFMRFDSTVGEFRALTAMGRPWAESWNSQKDYMERRRAEVDTVCRHNYELNQAFTVKRQVQPKVHVSPSKKVSLKHHDLLVCHTTDFYPGSIGVRWFRNGQEETAGVVSTNLIRNGDWTFQILVMLEMTPQPGDVYTCHVEHPSLQSPVTVEWKVGSDSARNKTLTGVCGLVLGLLFLAVGITMQLKRKKAQLRSPGSP comes from the exons ATGCC acacctggcATTAGGAGGTTGTCGGGGCCATGTGGCTGCCCTCGATTGGGTGACAAAGAAGCTCATGTGTGAGACCAACGTCAAGGAAGCGGTGCGGGACATCCA CTCCACGATGGTCCCGGGGCTCCCTGTGGCCCCCTGGATAGCAGTTTTGACGGTGTTGCTGAGCAGAGGGATCCAGAGTGGGGCTCCTCCAG AGAACCACCTGCTGCGCGCGCTGCACGAGTGCTACGCGGAGAGCAACGGGACGCAGCGCTACATCATGAGGTGCATCTTTGACCGCGAGGAGTTCATGCGCTTCGACAGCACCGTGGGCGAGTTCCGCGCGCTCACCGCCATGGGGCGGCCGTGGGCCGAGTCCTGGAACAGCCAGAAGGACTACATGGAGCGACGGAGGGCCGAGGTGGACACGGTGTGCAGACACAACTACGAGCTGAACCAGGCCTTCACTGTGAAGCGCCAAG TTCAGCCTAAGGTACACGTGTCACCCTCCAAGAAGGTCAGCCTGAAGCACCACGACCTGCTGGTCTGCCACACCACAGACTTCTACCCAGGCAGCATTGGAGTCCGCTGGTTCCGGAATGGCCAAGAGGAAACTGCCGGAGTCGTGTCCACCAACTTGATCCGAAACGGGGACTGGACCTTCCAGATCCTGGTCATGCTGGAGATGACCCCTCAGCCGGGAGACGTCTACACCTGCCACGTGGAGCACCCCAGCCTGCAGAGCCCCGTCACCGTAGAGTGGA AGGTCGGGTCTGACTCTGCCCGAAACAAGACGCTGACGGGAGTGTGTGGCCTGGTGCTGGGACTCCTCTTCCTGGCGGTGGGCATCACCATGCAGTTGAAGCGCAAGAAGG CTCAGCTGAGATCTCCAGGATCTCCGTGA